A DNA window from Luteolibacter luteus contains the following coding sequences:
- a CDS encoding Gfo/Idh/MocA family protein: MKRRHFLGTSAFAGTWSLLAPHARAQGANSELRVAVIGLNGRGMNHVEGIIAAKGARLVALCDCDSTVLARAKDLAEKNNVQVTTYGDFRKLCESKEIDAVTIATPNHTHALIAITAAANGKHVYVEKPVSHNVWEGRMLADAQAKYGVIIQHGFQRRSETSWAEAFEIVKGGEIGKLKLARGFCYKPRPSIGKVAAPLKPPAEVDYNLWCGPREMTDVHRERFHYDWHWQFAYGNGDLGNQGPHQLDVCRWALGDPEMLPHVVISCGDRYAHKDDGEWANTQLVLLKYDPAPILFEVRGLPMKDVDYSSGMDSFKGEQIGNVMEYEGGWLSGDHAGNCAIFDKDGKELKRFSGGRSHFQTWIDSVHSKKQERMYSAENGHLSSALAHIGNISWRLGETQPVDAVKAAFDHPAGVEAVERMEVHLAANGVDVAKQGIRLGPALERAEKGEQFTGANAEKANAMLKGSYRKEFEIKV; encoded by the coding sequence ATGAAGCGTCGTCATTTCCTCGGCACCTCCGCCTTCGCGGGAACCTGGTCCTTGCTAGCCCCGCATGCCCGCGCCCAAGGAGCCAACTCCGAACTCCGCGTGGCGGTGATCGGCCTGAACGGCCGGGGGATGAACCACGTGGAAGGCATCATCGCGGCCAAAGGCGCGCGTCTGGTGGCCCTCTGCGATTGCGACTCGACGGTGCTGGCAAGGGCGAAGGACTTGGCGGAGAAGAACAATGTCCAGGTGACGACCTACGGTGACTTCCGTAAATTGTGCGAATCGAAGGAAATCGACGCCGTCACCATCGCGACCCCGAATCACACCCATGCGTTGATCGCCATCACAGCGGCGGCAAATGGCAAGCATGTCTATGTAGAGAAGCCGGTATCCCACAATGTATGGGAAGGCCGGATGCTGGCGGACGCGCAGGCGAAGTACGGCGTGATCATCCAGCACGGCTTCCAACGCCGTTCCGAGACCTCGTGGGCGGAGGCCTTCGAGATCGTGAAGGGCGGAGAGATCGGCAAACTGAAGCTGGCCCGCGGCTTCTGCTACAAGCCGCGCCCCTCCATCGGCAAGGTGGCCGCGCCGCTGAAACCGCCAGCGGAAGTGGACTACAATCTGTGGTGTGGCCCGCGCGAAATGACGGACGTGCATCGCGAGAGATTCCACTATGATTGGCACTGGCAATTCGCTTACGGAAACGGGGATCTGGGCAACCAAGGCCCGCACCAGCTGGATGTATGCCGCTGGGCGCTGGGGGATCCGGAGATGCTGCCGCACGTGGTGATCTCCTGCGGCGACCGCTATGCGCACAAGGACGATGGCGAATGGGCGAATACCCAGCTGGTTTTGCTGAAGTACGATCCTGCACCGATTCTCTTCGAGGTGCGCGGCCTGCCAATGAAAGACGTCGACTACTCCAGCGGGATGGATTCCTTCAAAGGCGAGCAGATCGGCAACGTCATGGAGTACGAGGGCGGCTGGCTTTCCGGAGACCACGCGGGGAACTGCGCGATCTTCGACAAGGACGGAAAGGAGCTGAAGCGTTTCTCGGGCGGCCGCTCGCACTTCCAGACGTGGATCGATTCAGTCCACTCGAAGAAGCAGGAGCGGATGTACTCCGCGGAGAACGGGCACCTTTCCTCGGCTCTGGCTCACATCGGAAACATCTCCTGGCGCCTCGGCGAAACACAGCCGGTGGATGCGGTGAAGGCCGCCTTTGATCATCCCGCCGGCGTGGAAGCCGTGGAGCGCATGGAGGTTCACCTGGCGGCCAATGGTGTGGATGTCGCGAAGCAAGGGATCCGCCTCGGGCCCGCCCTCGAAAGGGCAGAAAAGGGCGAGCAATTCACCGGTGCAAACGCGGAGAAGGCGAATGCCATGCTGAAGGGCAGCTACCGGAAGGAGTTTGAGATCAAGGTCTAG